DNA sequence from the Spirochaetaceae bacterium genome:
GCCGGCGGCGCCGAGCGGCTTCTCGCGCCACAGCCGGACCAGGAAGCGAGCCAGTCCGTCACCCATGCGCTGTTTCCTCTGCCCGGCTACGTGTACCGGACCCGGGGGTCCAGGTAGCCGTAGACCAAGTCGATGACGAGATTGATCGCCACCACCACCGTCGCGAAGAACAGGTTGATGCCCGAGATGACCGGGTAGTCGCGGTCGGTGAGCGCGGTCAGCATCAGGCGGCCGAGGCCCGGCAGGTTGAAGATGTTCTCCATGATGACGGCGCCACCTACCAGGATCGGCAACTGCAGGCCAATCAGGGTCACTACCGGGATGAGGGCGTTCTTGATGGCGTGCCGTACGACGACGACCCGCTCCCTCAGTCCCTTGGACCAGGCCGTCCGGATATAGTCCTGGCGGAGCACCTCGAGCATCATGGTGCGCGTCATCCGCATGGTGGCTGCCGAAAGGGCCGTCCCCAGGATCAGGCTGGGAATGAGGAACATCTCGAGATTCCCGAGCGGGTCATCGGCGAACGCTATCAGTTGCATCGGCGGCGACCAGCCCCACCAGATCACCGGATAGGTCATAACCATGATGCCGAGCCAGAAGTTGGGCGTGGCCAAGCCGAGGATGGCGACCGAACGGCCCGCGTAGTCAACGGTGGTATCCTGGCGAA
Encoded proteins:
- a CDS encoding ABC transporter permease, whose product is MRAYVIRRLLLVIPTLFILSVLVFLSARFIPGDIVDTMVASDQNPAAGVDREALLRALGLDVPVHVQYGRWLQGIILRGTLGDSLLGKWSVEEKIVGRLPVTLELGFLALVIGLVLGVPIGIWSAIRQDTTVDYAGRSVAILGLATPNFWLGIMVMTYPVIWWGWSPPMQLIAFADDPLGNLEMFLIPSLILGTALSAATMRMTRTMMLEVLRQDYIRTAWSKGLRERVVVVRHAIKNALIPVVTLIGLQLPILVGGAVIMENIFNLPGLGRLMLTALTDRDYPVISGINLFFATVVVAINLVIDLVYGYLDPRVRYT